One Lucilia cuprina isolate Lc7/37 chromosome 4, ASM2204524v1, whole genome shotgun sequence DNA segment encodes these proteins:
- the LOC111675992 gene encoding tyramine receptor 1, giving the protein MDETVIYYTQMNKENNCNKFNEIQEINSLKNCDIKNIKTTKYINSCHRSNSGKKESNKICHRYKHTNTNSCSNTDSVKCGHCYYTNNFNRLQIKNPYMYSYVAHAITAAASTAAVAAAETATSTHERLKFVYDNSHASSLAAYDENIFNNTFILATSSSSSLSSSLASSSSAASYISSSSTSVITYGNLNDSTSTVTSSANASTSASSSPATSSAAAAAGSTPSSPLIEVGVNVSLTSSDDWSHFYDLVLSWQGICLIAVFCAFIVITIIGNTLVILAVITTRRLKTVTNCFVMSLAVADLLVGIFVMPPAVAVHLIGSWQLGWVLCDIWISLDVLLCTASILSLCAISVDRYLAVTQPLTYSRKRRSKRLALIMILIVWALALAITCPPILGWKRNYMLKNVYLIVMKFKRYTAADIDNELDPDLSEFDLSSGQKKQQAARTLSNQTLAKDLQEIMASDNEIANTTQCHSLLVLQQQAATSPSEKNGCYEMKRPASLKRTSTASSAITTMTSTTACTGTGASATATVAMGMENPWTFTPTAHQQQHYQQHAHPNKHMRTHSMRHQHYLNAAAANITSTSPGNTLTPDSIVTGSGSSILRPHTPQLRSHHHQHSHHYTTKSLSNRISSLKKETKTTQTLSIVVGGFIACWLPFFINYLITPFLDEDQVSSTLAKVLTWLGWFNSAINPFIYAFYSVDFRAAFWRLTCKRFFSASSKPQFPTNTMSIRR; this is encoded by the exons ATGGATGAAACTGTTATTTATTATACCCAAATGAATAAGGAAAATAACTGTAATAAATTTAACGAAATACaagaaataaattctttaaaaaattgtgatataaaaaatattaaaacaacaaaatacatcaACAGTTGCCATCGCAGCAATAGCGGCAAGAAGGAAAGCAATAAAATCTGCCACAgatacaaacacacaaatacaAACAGTTGCTCCAACACAGACTCTGTTAAGTGTGGTCATTGTTATTATACGAACAATTTTAATAgactacaaataaaaaatcccTACATGTACTCATATGTTGCACATGCCATAACTGCAGCAGCCTCAACAGCAGCAGTGGCAGCAGCTGAAACTGCCACCTCTACACATGAACGTCTTAAGTTTGTGTATGATAATTCTCATGCCTCATCGTTGGCGGCCTacgatgaaaatattttcaacaatacatttattttagccACTTCCTCgtcgtcatcattatcatcatcattggCATCGTCATCCTCAGCTGCTTCTTACATATCATCATCCTCCACATCGGTCATTACGTATGGCAATTTAAATGATTCCACTTCAACGGTCACTTCATCAGCCAACGCCTCTACATCAGCATCATCATCGCCTGCCACATCGTctgctgctgcagcagctgGCTCAACACCCTCATCGCCTCTAATTGAAGTGGGTGTTAATGTATCGCTGACATCATCGGATGACTGGTCACATTTTTATGATCTCGTTTTGTCGTGGCAGGGCATTTGTCTTATAGCCGTCTTTTGCGCTTTCATTGTGATCACCATCATTGGCAATACTCTGGTTATATTGGCTGTTATAACCACACGTCGCCTCAAAACGGTTACAAATTGCTTTGTAATGAGTCTGGCGGTGGCGGATTTACTGGTTGGCATATTTGTTATGCCACCAGCTGTAGCAGTACATTTGATTG GTTCCTGGCAACTTGGTTGGGTTCTTTGTGATATATGGATTTCTTTGGATGTTCTCCTCTGTACCGCTTCTATACTAAGTTTATGTGCCATCAGTGTGGACAG ATATTTAGCTGTAACCCAACCTTTAACTTATTCACGTAAACGACGTTCTAAACGTTTGGCTCTCATCATGATACTCATAGTTTGGGCTTTAGCATTGGCTATAACCTGTCCTCCCATATTGGGCTG GAAAAGAAATTACATGTTGaagaatgtttatttaatagtaATG AAATTCAAACGTTACACAGCTGCAGATATTGACAATGAATTGGATCCGGATTTATCAGAATTCGATTTAAGCTCTGGACAAAAGAAACAACAAGCCGCCAGAACGTTGTCAAATCAAACACTGGCCAAAGATTTACAAGAAATTATGGCTTCCGACAATGAAATTGCCAATACGACCCAATGTCATTCATTGCTTGTGTTGCAACAACAAGCAGCCACCTCACCATCTGAGAAAAATGGTTGTTACGAGATGAAGAGACCAGCATCGTTGAAGCGAACATCCACTGCCTCATCAGCCATTACTACAATGACGAGTACAACTGCATGCACGGGTACTGGAGCTTCGGCAACTGCAACAGTGGCTATGGGCATGGAAAATCCCTGGACATTTACACCCACCGCACATCAGCAGCAGCATTATCAACAGCATGCACATCCCAACAAACACATGCGTACGCACAGTATGCGTCATCAGCATTATTTAAATGCTGCTGCAGCCAACATCACTTCCACCTCACCCGGTAATACTTTAACACCCGATTCCATAGTTACGGGCAGTGGTTCGTCCATTTTAAGACCACACACCCCCCAGCTGCGTTCACATCATCACCAGCACTCACATCATTATACAACCAAATCATTGTCAAATCGTATTTCATCGCTGAAAAAAGAAACCAAGACCACACAGACTTTGAGTATTGTTGTGGGTGGTTTTATTGCCTGTTGGTTACcattttttattaactatttaattACACCATTCCTGGATGAGGATCAGGTTAGCAGTACATTGGCCAAGGTGCTGACATGGCTCGGCTGGTTCAATAGTGCCATAAATCCCTTCATTTATGCATTTTATAGTGTTGACTTTCGAGCGGCATTTTGGCGTTTAACGTGTAAACGTTTCTTTTCGGCCTCATCAAAACCACAATTTCCCACAAATACCATGTCCATACGACGATAG